A genomic window from Candidatus Kouleothrix ribensis includes:
- a CDS encoding dienelactone hydrolase family protein: MPDVLPQFEYDHAIPMQLREIASHEQDGIAERLLTYRTPAGERRVAELVRPAAPGTYAAALFVHWYEPEAADSNRTQFQPEAQALARRGVVSLLIETLWSDRDWFLKRTQADDIDSSRRQVIELRQALDLLLAEPDVDPQRVAYVGHDFGAMYGVLLGAADPRPACYVLMAGTPRFPDWFLYAPRLVGDQRAAFIASMAPYDPIAHVARLAPAPLLFQFGSADPHVPSERAQEFFDAAHEPKRLAWYAAGHGLSADARADRLAWLADQLGLPDPAH; encoded by the coding sequence ATGCCCGATGTATTGCCTCAGTTCGAATACGACCACGCCATACCCATGCAGCTGCGCGAGATCGCCAGCCACGAGCAGGATGGCATCGCCGAGCGCCTGCTTACCTACCGCACCCCTGCCGGCGAGCGGCGCGTGGCCGAGCTGGTACGTCCGGCGGCCCCCGGCACCTATGCCGCCGCGCTATTCGTGCATTGGTACGAGCCAGAGGCAGCCGACTCGAATCGCACCCAGTTCCAGCCCGAAGCCCAGGCGCTCGCCCGGCGCGGCGTGGTGTCGCTGCTGATCGAGACGCTCTGGTCGGATCGCGACTGGTTCCTCAAGCGCACGCAGGCCGACGACATCGACAGCTCGCGGCGCCAGGTGATCGAGCTGCGCCAGGCGCTCGACCTGCTGCTGGCCGAGCCGGACGTCGACCCACAGCGCGTCGCGTATGTCGGCCACGACTTTGGGGCCATGTACGGCGTGCTGCTCGGCGCAGCCGACCCGCGCCCGGCTTGCTATGTGCTTATGGCCGGCACGCCGCGCTTCCCCGATTGGTTCCTGTACGCACCGCGCCTGGTGGGCGACCAGCGCGCGGCCTTTATCGCCAGCATGGCGCCCTACGACCCGATCGCGCACGTGGCGCGCCTTGCGCCGGCGCCGCTGCTGTTCCAGTTCGGCAGCGCCGACCCGCATGTGCCCTCAGAGCGCGCTCAGGAATTCTTCGACGCAGCGCACGAGCCGAAACGCCTGGCCTGGTATGCGGCGGGCCACGGGTTGAGCGCCGATGCGCGCGCCGATCGGCTGGCATGGCTGGCCGATCAGCTCGGCCTGCCTGATCCAGCCCACTGA
- a CDS encoding sensor histidine kinase yields MAAPSAASPVLAIRAPAMQTLQVALGLIATLAIGLTFAGIPARYRELHQFPSTEAWSFEASSILVVEVGLACFFFAVGLFVAIKLSRDPVAQFLALTLVLLGAVETSMTDALINPAWSTVAATWRWPVLTMRALEMICALTMLYIFPDGRFTPRWTRPLAAIWVLANIAWLLFPDLPFNTIYGPTWRATPLTSLLVGIGWFGSGIVALVLRYLRIIDDVQRQQTWWAATGIIAAVIGGLLYYGLSAFVDSGFIPQYSWYLGSRIVLQAFGMGLLPICLAVAVLRYRLFDLDMVVNRALVHIVLTLTVIATYISMVTAFGALFRTADDLIGSLIATGLIAVGFQPLRTYLQRLVDRLMYGERDDPYRVIAHLGQRLDAPLSPTQLLPLIAETVATALKLPYVGIEQVALPGEAPAPALLVAAYGAHTANPQGLIRFPMSYQGETLGHLLVALRPGEQRFHRVEQQLLADLARQTGFVLHTLALTVDVQRSRQQLVITREEERLRMRRDLHDGMGPTLASIMQRIGLVAMLIPHNPGRSVALLGELEIQVRTVISDIRQLVYALRPPTLDQYGLVEALRLDVERIVSGACAVEIAATAIPALPAAVEIAAYRIALEAVTNVVRHAAAQRCTVELLLETSAARGMASEHVRLLLRIRDDGCGIAARNTLGVGMHSMRERAEEIGGMFAIETYPGRGTTISAALPLGRTSA; encoded by the coding sequence ATGGCTGCTCCCTCCGCCGCCTCGCCGGTACTTGCGATCCGCGCGCCAGCGATGCAGACCCTGCAGGTTGCGCTTGGGCTGATCGCGACACTGGCGATCGGCCTGACGTTTGCGGGCATACCCGCCCGGTATCGCGAGCTTCACCAATTTCCGTCAACCGAGGCATGGTCCTTCGAAGCCAGCTCCATCCTCGTGGTGGAGGTCGGGCTGGCCTGTTTCTTCTTTGCGGTTGGCCTGTTCGTCGCCATCAAGCTCTCGCGCGACCCGGTTGCCCAATTTCTGGCGCTGACGTTGGTGCTGCTTGGCGCCGTCGAAACTAGCATGACCGACGCGCTGATCAACCCGGCGTGGAGCACAGTGGCGGCTACCTGGCGCTGGCCAGTGCTGACCATGCGAGCGCTCGAGATGATCTGCGCGCTGACCATGCTCTACATCTTCCCCGATGGTCGTTTCACACCACGCTGGACACGACCGCTGGCGGCGATCTGGGTGCTCGCGAATATTGCCTGGCTGCTGTTCCCCGATCTGCCATTCAACACGATCTACGGCCCGACCTGGCGGGCAACACCGCTCACCTCGCTGCTGGTTGGCATCGGCTGGTTCGGCAGCGGGATCGTCGCGCTCGTGCTGCGCTACCTGCGCATCATCGACGACGTGCAGCGCCAGCAGACGTGGTGGGCGGCGACCGGCATCATCGCCGCCGTGATCGGTGGCCTGCTGTACTACGGGCTGTCGGCATTTGTAGATAGCGGCTTCATCCCCCAATACAGCTGGTACCTTGGCAGCCGTATTGTGCTACAGGCCTTCGGCATGGGGCTGCTCCCGATCTGCCTGGCGGTCGCGGTGCTGCGCTACCGGCTGTTCGATCTCGACATGGTGGTCAACCGGGCGCTGGTACACATTGTACTGACGCTTACGGTGATTGCAACGTACATTAGCATGGTGACGGCCTTTGGTGCGCTGTTCCGCACCGCCGACGACCTGATCGGCTCCCTGATCGCCACCGGGCTGATCGCGGTCGGGTTTCAGCCGCTGCGCACCTACCTGCAACGGCTGGTCGACCGCTTGATGTATGGCGAGCGCGACGACCCCTACCGTGTGATCGCGCATCTCGGGCAGCGGCTCGATGCCCCGCTCTCGCCGACACAGCTGCTGCCGCTGATCGCCGAGACGGTGGCAACCGCGCTGAAGCTGCCATATGTTGGCATTGAACAGGTAGCACTGCCGGGCGAGGCGCCAGCGCCGGCGTTGCTGGTAGCAGCATATGGGGCACACACAGCCAATCCGCAAGGGCTCATCCGCTTCCCGATGAGCTATCAGGGCGAGACGCTAGGCCATCTGCTGGTGGCGCTGCGGCCTGGCGAGCAGAGGTTTCACCGTGTCGAGCAGCAGCTGCTGGCTGACTTGGCGCGCCAGACTGGTTTCGTGCTGCACACCCTTGCACTCACCGTCGACGTGCAGCGCTCGCGCCAGCAGCTTGTGATCACCCGCGAGGAGGAGCGCCTGCGGATGCGCCGCGACCTCCACGATGGCATGGGGCCGACCCTGGCAAGTATTATGCAGCGGATCGGGCTGGTTGCAATGCTCATCCCGCACAACCCAGGCCGCAGCGTGGCATTGTTAGGCGAGCTCGAGATACAGGTGCGCACCGTGATCAGCGATATTCGCCAGCTGGTGTATGCGCTGCGCCCGCCGACGCTCGACCAGTACGGACTGGTGGAAGCGCTCCGGCTCGATGTCGAGCGGATCGTCTCGGGCGCTTGCGCTGTCGAGATCGCCGCCACCGCGATACCAGCGCTGCCCGCAGCTGTTGAGATCGCGGCGTATCGGATCGCGCTCGAGGCCGTAACCAACGTGGTGCGCCACGCCGCAGCGCAGCGCTGCACCGTCGAGCTGCTGCTCGAGACGAGCGCCGCGCGCGGCATGGCGAGCGAGCACGTGCGGCTGCTGCTGCGCATCCGGGACGATGGGTGCGGTATTGCGGCACGCAACACGCTCGGCGTAGGGATGCACTCGATGCGCGAGCGCGCCGAAGAGATCGGCGGCATGTTCGCCATAGAGACCTACCCAGGCCGTGGCACGACTATTAGCGCCGCGCTACCGCTGGGCAGAACGAGCGCGTAA
- a CDS encoding response regulator transcription factor, giving the protein MDYISILIADDHTFYREGVRTMLSTMTEIEVAGMAETGDSAIQMAAMLQPDVVLMDIQMPGINGIDATRAILNTSPHIGVLVITMFDDDESVFAAMRAGARGYLLKDARHDDLIRAVVAVSRGEAIFSPAIARRLIQYFSIPRTATPLLFPELTDREREILGLIAQGHANESIATRLVLSVKTVRNHVSNILSKLQVRDRAQAIIKARDAGIGNKLGL; this is encoded by the coding sequence GTGGACTATATCTCGATACTGATCGCCGACGACCACACCTTCTACCGTGAGGGCGTGCGCACAATGCTCTCAACCATGACCGAGATTGAGGTAGCCGGCATGGCAGAGACGGGCGACAGCGCGATACAGATGGCAGCCATGCTGCAGCCCGATGTGGTCTTGATGGATATCCAGATGCCGGGGATCAACGGCATTGACGCGACGCGCGCCATCCTCAACACCAGCCCGCACATTGGGGTTCTCGTCATCACGATGTTCGACGACGACGAGTCGGTATTTGCGGCGATGCGGGCCGGAGCGCGTGGCTACTTGCTCAAAGATGCCCGCCACGATGACCTGATCCGCGCGGTAGTGGCGGTCAGCCGCGGGGAGGCGATCTTTAGCCCGGCGATCGCCCGTCGCCTGATCCAGTACTTCAGCATCCCTCGCACCGCCACACCGCTGCTCTTCCCCGAGCTCACCGACCGCGAGCGCGAAATCCTTGGCCTGATCGCACAGGGCCACGCAAACGAATCGATTGCCACCCGGCTGGTGCTCAGCGTCAAGACCGTGCGCAACCACGTGAGTAACATCCTCAGCAAGCTGCAGGTGCGCGACCGTGCGCAGGCGATCATCAAGGCCCGCGACGCCGGGATTGGAAACAAGCTCGGCCTATAA
- a CDS encoding VOC family protein, with protein MARVVHFELAADDPARAVAFYANVFGWQINQWGDQAYWLASTGAPGTPGIDGAIRPREDPAMPAVVNTIDVASLDEAVAKVLANGGTIAMPKMVVPGVGYLAYCNDTEGIMFGMMQSDPSAMP; from the coding sequence ATGGCACGGGTAGTTCATTTCGAGCTGGCCGCCGACGATCCTGCGCGTGCGGTGGCCTTCTACGCGAATGTGTTTGGCTGGCAGATCAATCAGTGGGGCGATCAAGCGTACTGGCTGGCGAGCACCGGGGCGCCCGGCACGCCTGGTATTGATGGGGCGATCAGGCCACGCGAAGATCCGGCTATGCCGGCTGTGGTAAATACGATCGATGTCGCATCGCTCGACGAGGCAGTCGCTAAAGTCCTGGCGAATGGCGGCACAATCGCGATGCCCAAGATGGTCGTGCCGGGCGTTGGCTACCTGGCCTACTGCAACGACACCGAAGGCATCATGTTTGGCATGATGCAGTCCGATCCTTCAGCCATGCCCTAG
- a CDS encoding flotillin family protein — translation MSGLLFIPLIIVGIVLLVVFMSGFLRYIPNNRVGIVEKLVSGHGSVKSGFVALKGEAGFQPDVLRGGWHVFIPFQYRIHSVPLVTIPQGKIGYIFARDGQPLLPAQSLASNVTANNFQDVRAFLQSGGQQGPQRQILREGTYALNLAQFVVITEDSVYYLPLSREEEAVFKRMAEVIKERSGFQPVIIRGADDLVGIVTVHDGPSLPQGEIIAPTVGNDSQNQAIYHNTFQDPERFLKAGGMRGRQLQVLVEGTYYINRLFATVEMIPKTTVEVGNVGVVVSYTGDISADLSGEEYKHGEMVSQGSRGVWNTPLLPGKYAFNTYAGKVLMVPTTNIILKWNRNETGAHRLDENLSEISLITKDAFEPSLPLSVVVHIDYRQAPLVIQRFGDVKRLVEQTLDPMISAYFKNIGQTRTLIQLIQERNTIQSLAGEQMREKFAHYNLELEEVLIGTPSSSAGDQKIEQILTQLRARQIAEEQIETYNRQEKAAVKERELREAESRARQQQALTESEIGITVQGNQGKADYQRALQQAATIRALAEAEAEKAARIGIAQAIAIEEQVRAYGGPQFQVTQDVMNRFAEAIEKAGVNIVPQVMVGGGSGNGMAGGNLIEGLLSMLLSEKMGVAVGGTGNAGRPEVAAMRDQILQRLMAEPPQAAPTLPATVPTTPLGANGTT, via the coding sequence ATGTCCGGGCTACTGTTTATCCCTCTGATCATCGTTGGGATCGTGCTGCTGGTTGTGTTCATGTCCGGGTTTCTGCGCTACATCCCCAATAACCGGGTTGGCATTGTCGAGAAGCTCGTCAGCGGCCACGGGTCGGTGAAATCAGGCTTTGTGGCGCTCAAAGGCGAGGCGGGGTTTCAGCCCGATGTGCTGCGTGGCGGCTGGCATGTGTTTATTCCGTTCCAGTATCGCATCCACAGTGTCCCGCTGGTGACCATTCCGCAGGGCAAGATCGGCTACATCTTCGCGCGCGACGGCCAACCGCTGCTGCCGGCACAATCGCTGGCATCGAATGTCACGGCGAATAACTTCCAGGATGTGCGCGCATTTCTGCAAAGCGGTGGCCAGCAAGGGCCGCAGCGCCAGATCCTGCGCGAGGGCACCTATGCCCTGAACCTGGCGCAGTTCGTCGTAATTACCGAAGATAGCGTGTATTACCTGCCCTTGAGCCGCGAAGAAGAAGCTGTGTTCAAGCGCATGGCCGAAGTGATCAAAGAGCGCAGCGGCTTCCAGCCGGTGATCATCCGCGGCGCCGACGACCTGGTCGGGATCGTCACCGTCCACGACGGCCCATCGCTGCCGCAGGGCGAGATCATTGCGCCGACGGTTGGCAACGACTCGCAAAACCAGGCGATCTACCACAACACCTTCCAGGACCCCGAGCGCTTCCTGAAGGCCGGTGGTATGCGCGGCCGGCAGCTGCAGGTGCTGGTCGAGGGCACCTACTATATCAACCGGCTGTTCGCCACCGTCGAGATGATCCCTAAAACGACCGTCGAGGTCGGTAATGTGGGCGTGGTCGTGTCGTACACGGGCGATATCAGCGCGGATCTGTCGGGCGAGGAATATAAGCATGGCGAGATGGTCAGCCAGGGCAGCCGCGGTGTCTGGAATACGCCGCTGCTGCCAGGCAAGTATGCCTTCAACACCTACGCCGGCAAAGTGCTCATGGTGCCAACGACCAACATCATCCTGAAGTGGAACCGCAACGAGACGGGCGCGCACCGGCTGGATGAAAATCTGTCGGAGATCTCGCTGATCACGAAAGACGCCTTCGAGCCGTCGCTGCCGCTCTCCGTCGTGGTGCATATCGACTACCGCCAGGCCCCGCTGGTTATTCAGCGCTTCGGTGATGTCAAACGGCTGGTCGAGCAAACGCTCGATCCCATGATATCGGCCTACTTCAAGAATATTGGGCAGACGCGCACGCTGATTCAGCTGATCCAGGAGCGCAATACGATTCAATCGCTGGCCGGCGAGCAGATGCGCGAGAAGTTCGCGCACTACAACCTCGAGCTGGAAGAGGTGTTGATCGGCACGCCGTCGTCTTCGGCCGGCGACCAGAAGATCGAGCAGATTCTGACGCAGCTGCGCGCGCGCCAGATCGCCGAGGAGCAGATCGAGACCTACAATCGCCAGGAGAAGGCTGCCGTGAAGGAGCGCGAGCTGCGCGAGGCCGAGTCGCGCGCGCGCCAGCAGCAGGCGCTGACTGAGTCCGAGATTGGTATCACCGTCCAGGGCAACCAGGGTAAGGCCGACTACCAGCGCGCGCTGCAGCAGGCGGCTACGATTCGTGCGCTGGCCGAGGCCGAGGCCGAGAAAGCCGCGCGCATCGGTATTGCGCAGGCGATTGCGATCGAAGAGCAGGTGCGCGCCTACGGCGGGCCGCAATTCCAGGTCACACAGGATGTGATGAACCGCTTCGCCGAGGCGATCGAGAAGGCTGGTGTGAATATCGTGCCGCAGGTGATGGTCGGTGGCGGCAGCGGCAATGGCATGGCCGGCGGCAATCTGATCGAGGGCCTGCTGTCCATGCTGCTGTCTGAAAAAATGGGTGTGGCGGTGGGTGGCACCGGCAATGCCGGGCGCCCTGAGGTGGCAGCGATGCGCGACCAGATCTTGCAGCGGCTGATGGCCGAGCCGCCGCAGGCCGCACCTACGCTACCAGCCACCGTGCCAACCACCCCGCTCGGCGCCAATGGCACAACCTAG
- a CDS encoding DUF2493 domain-containing protein: MYTHTTPLRVLVTGATDWSDRECIRRELTALPPGSIIIHGDTPGADALAGEIAARELGLTVVAMYKSAADRTRYGTLAWQGLNERMLQQGVDLVLAFHPALDDPAQAHGTRHAISCAQALGITVRVIAR, from the coding sequence ATGTACACTCATACCACACCGTTACGCGTGCTGGTGACCGGCGCGACAGACTGGTCTGATCGGGAATGCATCCGGCGCGAGCTAACCGCACTCCCACCGGGCAGCATCATCATCCACGGCGACACGCCAGGAGCAGATGCATTGGCCGGCGAGATCGCCGCGCGCGAGCTTGGGCTAACGGTGGTGGCGATGTATAAGAGCGCCGCCGATCGCACGCGCTACGGCACGCTGGCCTGGCAAGGGCTCAACGAGCGTATGCTCCAGCAGGGGGTCGATCTGGTGCTGGCGTTTCACCCCGCCCTCGACGACCCGGCCCAGGCCCACGGCACGCGCCACGCTATCAGCTGTGCGCAAGCGTTAGGCATCACCGTACGGGTGATCGCGCGATAG
- a CDS encoding helix-turn-helix transcriptional regulator, which translates to MSVGSHALYAAIFERLSVNQLYPYEFHNLATSIGRDWCDVSMYEGAVGPMPGGSIVAESLRYGSYSISMTVQGTVMLGAHYDDKTYSAWSAPGNFSLLPPQGDAGWTSNAAGQVYHLFLSPRLLEVAAAEFNSGDPARAAVPFLFNLRDPLAEQICWALRHELYAPGPVSRLYVETLAQSLVLHLLHTLSAGRMRSGAQRARPVSAGISRTIDYIEAHIASSIGLVELAAIAHVSPSTLARQFKHVTGLAPHQYLLRRRIERARQLLQAGQLTVAEVAQAVGFADQSHLSRHLQRAFGLTARELLPRG; encoded by the coding sequence ATGAGCGTTGGATCGCACGCGCTGTACGCCGCAATCTTCGAGCGCCTCAGCGTCAATCAGCTCTATCCCTATGAATTTCATAATCTGGCGACGAGCATCGGCCGCGACTGGTGCGACGTGTCGATGTATGAGGGCGCGGTAGGCCCGATGCCGGGTGGTTCGATCGTCGCCGAGTCGCTACGCTATGGCTCTTACAGCATTAGTATGACTGTTCAGGGCACGGTGATGCTTGGCGCACACTACGATGATAAAACATACTCTGCATGGTCGGCGCCTGGCAACTTCAGCTTACTACCGCCGCAAGGCGACGCGGGTTGGACAAGCAATGCAGCCGGGCAGGTCTACCACCTCTTTCTTTCGCCCCGGCTGCTCGAGGTCGCTGCCGCCGAGTTCAATAGCGGCGACCCCGCGCGAGCGGCAGTGCCCTTTCTGTTTAACCTGCGCGACCCATTGGCCGAGCAGATCTGCTGGGCGCTCCGCCACGAGCTGTACGCCCCCGGCCCGGTGAGTCGGCTGTATGTTGAGACGCTGGCGCAAAGCCTGGTGCTCCATCTCCTACACACCCTCTCGGCTGGAAGGATGCGCTCTGGCGCACAGCGAGCCAGGCCGGTATCGGCCGGCATAAGCCGCACGATCGACTACATCGAGGCCCATATTGCCTCGTCGATCGGCCTGGTGGAGCTCGCCGCCATCGCGCACGTCAGCCCGTCGACGCTGGCACGGCAGTTCAAGCACGTAACTGGCCTCGCGCCGCACCAGTACCTGCTGCGCCGGCGAATCGAGCGGGCGCGGCAGCTACTTCAAGCAGGCCAGCTAACTGTTGCCGAGGTGGCGCAGGCGGTTGGCTTCGCCGATCAGAGCCATCTGTCGCGCCACCTCCAGCGCGCGTTTGGACTCACGGCCCGTGAGCTACTGCCGCGTGGCTAG
- a CDS encoding haloacid dehalogenase, translating into MTIQSIVGESVAQIEASHAARERAIGASRALIRQCANVIRAVHRSEFGEAAELLQAATATAQSLRAGLAAAPALLFAGYTQDALKEYAEARLVFAFLQGQAPPGPAAIQVDPAAYLNGLAEAASELRRAILDGLRHGEVARGEALLEIMDEVYSTLVTVDYPDALTGGLRRTTDALRAVLERTRGDMTAAIRQEQLTAALAAFGNRINGTAGSGMEP; encoded by the coding sequence ATGACCATCCAGAGCATTGTTGGCGAGTCCGTTGCACAGATCGAGGCCAGCCACGCCGCGCGCGAGCGGGCGATCGGCGCCTCGCGCGCGCTGATCCGCCAGTGCGCGAATGTGATCCGGGCGGTGCATCGCAGCGAGTTCGGCGAGGCGGCCGAACTGCTCCAGGCTGCCACCGCCACGGCCCAGTCGCTGCGCGCCGGGCTGGCCGCCGCGCCGGCGCTCCTGTTTGCCGGCTACACGCAAGACGCGCTCAAAGAATACGCCGAGGCGCGGCTGGTGTTCGCGTTCTTGCAGGGCCAGGCCCCACCCGGCCCGGCCGCCATCCAGGTCGACCCGGCTGCGTATCTGAATGGACTGGCCGAGGCGGCATCTGAGCTGCGGCGCGCAATTCTCGACGGCCTGCGCCATGGCGAGGTGGCGCGCGGCGAGGCGCTGCTTGAGATCATGGACGAGGTCTACAGCACGCTGGTGACGGTCGACTATCCCGATGCGCTGACGGGCGGGCTGCGGCGAACCACCGACGCGCTGCGGGCTGTGCTCGAGCGTACGCGCGGCGACATGACTGCGGCCATCCGGCAGGAGCAGCTGACGGCGGCGTTGGCGGCCTTCGGCAACCGGATCAATGGGACGGCAGGATCGGGTATGGAGCCATGA
- a CDS encoding amidohydrolase family protein: MDLSAIAILDHHCHAIQRPGAPLFGDAFRRFFAETTDARMAEHIGHTVFYKRMLRDVAALFGCDPAEDALLALRAATPPEQYARRLFEAGNFRSLLIDTGFGSPASYSVGEMAGLSGCPTSTIVRIETLIEQLIAASANFGQVEEGLRAAVRSARSRGVVGLKSIAAYRGGLHVPARSVGEAAAAFPALKALAERDGRLRLTDRAVLDYLLRAALEEAAGQELPVQFHVAFGDDDADLRSANPLELRALLTDARFRSVPFVLLHCYPYVREAGYLAALYAHVYIDVSLAVPLTAHGCTAAFSEALELAPISKLLFATDAHSVPELFYAGALHGRRGLAQALERLVAEGMLSAGEAEDAAEAIIWRNAAGLYTA; the protein is encoded by the coding sequence ATGGATCTCAGTGCAATCGCAATCCTCGATCACCACTGCCACGCCATTCAGCGGCCCGGTGCGCCGCTGTTCGGCGACGCATTCCGGCGCTTTTTTGCCGAGACCACCGACGCGCGGATGGCCGAGCACATCGGCCACACCGTGTTCTACAAGCGTATGCTGCGCGACGTAGCGGCGCTGTTCGGCTGCGACCCGGCCGAAGACGCGCTGCTGGCGCTACGCGCCGCCACACCGCCCGAGCAGTATGCCCGGCGCCTGTTCGAGGCCGGCAACTTTCGCTCATTGCTGATCGACACCGGCTTCGGCAGCCCCGCGAGCTACAGCGTCGGCGAGATGGCCGGGCTGAGCGGCTGCCCCACCAGCACGATCGTGCGGATCGAGACGCTGATCGAGCAGCTGATCGCCGCCAGCGCAAACTTTGGCCAGGTTGAAGAAGGCCTGCGCGCCGCAGTGCGCAGCGCCCGCTCGCGCGGCGTGGTGGGCCTGAAGAGCATCGCGGCGTATCGTGGCGGCCTGCACGTGCCCGCGCGCAGTGTCGGCGAGGCCGCTGCGGCCTTTCCCGCATTGAAGGCGCTGGCCGAGCGCGACGGGCGCCTGCGCCTGACTGACCGGGCCGTGCTCGACTACCTGCTGCGCGCGGCGCTCGAGGAAGCCGCCGGCCAGGAGCTGCCGGTGCAGTTCCACGTGGCCTTCGGCGACGACGACGCCGACCTGCGTAGCGCCAACCCGCTCGAGCTGCGCGCGCTGCTGACCGACGCGCGCTTCCGGAGCGTGCCGTTTGTGCTGCTGCACTGCTACCCATATGTGCGCGAGGCCGGCTACCTGGCGGCGCTGTACGCGCACGTGTACATCGACGTGTCGCTGGCAGTGCCGCTCACCGCCCATGGCTGCACGGCGGCGTTCAGCGAGGCGCTCGAGCTGGCGCCGATCTCGAAGCTGCTGTTCGCCACCGACGCGCACAGCGTGCCCGAGCTGTTCTACGCCGGCGCACTGCACGGCCGGCGCGGGCTGGCCCAGGCGCTCGAGCGGCTGGTGGCCGAGGGCATGCTCAGCGCCGGCGAGGCCGAAGACGCGGCCGAGGCGATCATCTGGCGTAACGCGGCCGGGTTGTATACGGCGTAG
- a CDS encoding phosphotransferase, whose protein sequence is MWNALNRPEIDPADASYSEARRRILVRLGHYAALLVGPLNLRPRAATIHANDNQRIEVRISTPTSHILLIIAPERDLAPEAAWLRALAALNLPIPRLIAHDLTCGTVPFTYAIEGYVSGTPLDRLDDGPHMRVLARQLGRTLRRAHQVAAAGFGRPTVAGRWPARGWPEALRAWLAYDETWAHAAELLGAEALAALCAATIEHPALACERAYVLHGQVEPSRVYATLGDTTQIEALTRPGELIGGDPLFDLAHALLPRHPAAFRQGLREGYTAMGQLAPDQEARLRRLSLLVHVADTIRYGTAPALAALPAAVAAELQVLATP, encoded by the coding sequence ATGTGGAACGCCCTGAACCGGCCTGAGATCGACCCCGCCGACGCGAGTTACTCCGAGGCGCGCCGGCGTATTCTTGTGCGCCTGGGCCACTACGCCGCGCTGCTCGTCGGCCCGCTCAACCTGCGCCCTAGGGCCGCCACCATCCACGCCAACGACAACCAGCGCATCGAGGTGCGCATCAGCACGCCAACCAGCCATATCCTGCTGATCATCGCACCCGAGCGCGACCTCGCGCCCGAGGCGGCCTGGCTGCGCGCGCTGGCGGCGCTGAACCTGCCGATCCCACGCCTGATCGCCCACGACTTGACCTGCGGCACGGTGCCGTTCACCTATGCGATCGAGGGCTATGTCAGCGGCACGCCGCTCGATCGGCTCGACGACGGCCCGCATATGCGTGTGCTCGCCCGCCAGCTCGGCCGCACGCTACGCCGCGCCCACCAGGTTGCGGCTGCCGGCTTCGGCCGCCCGACCGTGGCTGGGCGCTGGCCGGCGCGTGGCTGGCCCGAGGCGCTGCGTGCCTGGCTGGCCTACGATGAAACGTGGGCACACGCCGCAGAGCTGCTCGGCGCCGAGGCGCTGGCTGCCCTATGCGCCGCCACGATCGAGCACCCCGCGCTGGCCTGCGAGCGCGCCTACGTGCTGCACGGCCAGGTCGAACCCAGCCGCGTGTACGCGACTCTGGGCGACACAACCCAGATCGAGGCGCTCACCCGCCCCGGCGAGCTGATCGGTGGCGACCCGCTGTTCGACCTGGCGCACGCATTGCTGCCGCGCCACCCCGCCGCATTTCGCCAGGGCCTGCGCGAGGGCTACACCGCTATGGGCCAGCTCGCGCCCGACCAAGAGGCTCGGTTGCGCCGGCTTAGCCTGCTGGTGCATGTGGCCGATACCATACGCTACGGCACTGCGCCCGCGCTGGCAGCGCTGCCCGCTGCCGTCGCCGCCGAGTTACAGGTGCTCGCAACGCCATAG